The Salmo salar chromosome ssa06, Ssal_v3.1, whole genome shotgun sequence genome window below encodes:
- the LOC106607389 gene encoding P43 5S RNA-binding protein, giving the protein MNAVAHEQDSGPRQQVFNCNHADCGATFKREWRLKEHETVHTGAQPFQCEVTACGRRFSRKSHLRRHALCHTGVKKFRCTFVSCTNAFFNADKLKRHVHYAHGEKDKYFKCNFPNCLLTFKKRRVYKLHLKEHGISSSFKCSKRGCGVGFDTHVARKAHEKKHAGYRCPKPECNHFEQTWGKMHNHMAKHPATFTCKLCQKVFKHVDSLRRHKRTHALHKPVLLCPSSGCKAYFSTTFNLQHHIRKVHLQLLKYHCYFPDCHRTFAMRESLSRHLAHHDPDVNPEKQKRKRPKKAWQKRLEGHHQLPLVEDDLRRLFALRMRVSRRAKVEVNLSGIFNERKIPHFVESEVNLCDLFSIKPHSSFPAERGPVEVTQPEVTVVKG; this is encoded by the exons ATGAACGCGGTAGCCCACGAACAGGACTCGGGTCCTCGACAACAGGTTTTCAACTGCAACCATGCTGATTGTGGGGCGACGTTCAAACGGGAGTGGCGTTTGAAAGAACACGAGACCGTGCACACAGGAGCG CAACCTTTTCAATGCGAAGTGACTGCTTGTGGCCGTCGTTTCTCACGGAAATCTCACCTGAGACGCCACGCACTTTGCCACACCGGGGTGAAGAAATTCAG ATGTACATTTGTGAGTTGCACAAATGCTTTCTTCAACGCGGACAAGTTGAAGAGACACGTCCATTATGCCCACGGAGAAAAGGACAAGTACTTTAAG tgcaATTTCCCAAATTGCTTGTTGACATTCAAGAAACGGAGGGTGTATAAATTACATTTGAAGGAGCATGGAATATCTTCTAGTTTCAA ATGTTCAAAGAGAGGATGTGGAGTCGGGTTTGACACGCATGTCGCTCGCAAAGCCCATGAGAAGAAACATGCAG GGTACCGTTGCCCAAAGCCTGAATGCAATCATTTTGAGCAAACCTGGGGTAAAATGCACAACCACATGGCCAAACACCCAG CCACATTCACCTGTAAGCTGTGCCAGAAGGTGTTTAAGCATGTGGACTCTCTGCGTCGACACAAGCGGACCCACGCCCTGCACAAGCCTGTCCTGCTGTGCCCCAGCAGTGGCTGCAAGGCCTACTTCTCCACTACCTTTAACCTGCAGCACCACATCCGCAAGGTCCACCTGCAGCTCCTCAAGTACCATTGCTACTTCCCCGACTGCCACAGGACCTTTGCCATGCGG GAGAGCCTAAGCAGACACCTGGCTCACCACGACCCAGACGTCAACCCTGAGAAG CAGAAGCGCAAGCGACCCAAGAAGGCCTGGCAGAAGCGTCTGGAAGGCCACCACCAGCTGCCCCTGGTGGAGGACGACCTGCGCCGCCTCTTTGCCTTGCGCATGAGGGTGTCACGACGGGCCAAGGTGGAGGTTAACCTCTCAGGCATCTTCAACGAGCGCAAGATCCCTCACTTTGTGGAATCGGAGGTCAACCTGTGTGACCTCTTCAGCATCAAGCCTCACTCCTCCTTCCCTGCAGAGCGAGGCCCTGTGGAGGTCACCCAGCCAGAGGTCACTGTGGTCAAGGGTTGA